AAGATTTCAATGCCTTGTGGAGCGCGTTGGATATTGACGGATCGGGTACGGTGGACTTTGTGGAGTTTTGCACTTTCCTCAGCGGTTGTGGCGAAGCATTCGACGAAGTGTACGACCAGCAAGAGAAAATGAGTAAGCAAGAGAAAATGAAGTATGCTTCCTCTCGCTTGCTCAACTCCAATGCAGGTGATGACGAGAAGGATATTGAAAAAGACATCAAAGATTAAGAAGGTTGTGGAAAGACAGGACGGTTGACCAATAGGTCGTCGGGTCACCATCTGTCTAGTACTGTATTTCACATTTGTTGGTAGTTCTTAAAGTTAGGAAAAAGAGGACAGCCTTTAAACGATATATGCCTGTTGAGGTGTTGCTTTTCCTACCGTCAATGTAGCCAGTTGGTAGATAAGCACTACTAGATGACTTCGAATAAAAGCTGCCGAGACGAAAAGTAGGCATGGATATCATAGCTTTGTCATTCCTCAGTTCCTGTCATCCATATTTATGCTCTGTCTTAATTGGCTCAGACGAAAATGCAGACAGCAATGAGACACGGTCAAAAGCAGATGGCCCCTCGTATGTCTGGGAAAAGGCACCCAtgccctcactgtcaaggcACTTCACGATCAATCACTAAGCCAtcaattttacagttagtatcCGATGGTAAAGGGATCCGACCCATTCGCCCAACTGATCCTCCATTATTCCGTTTCTAGACGCTGTTGCCTGTGAGTAATCTGAGAAATCATGAGGGTGTGCACAACACAGTACTCTTCCTTGTTCCGCTGGCTCTTTTGGACGACGGCCATTCCGGCAGCGTTCGCCTGGAGTCCCATGATTCCTTCGGAGCCTCGTCGATCGCATCACACAACGCGACCAAAATTTGGTCGCGTTGCTTCAGTTCTGGCGGCAACTGTGCAACCCGACAAAGATCAGGCCTTTACCACGAAATCCTCGACGAGAATTGCTCAGTCGCGCACGGGTAGGAACGATCAGAGCCCTCCCGACTTTTTGACGCTGGCCTTTGCCAGTACCGAGTGCGACAACGTCAATCGGCCTCCGTCGCTCAATGTCTTGATTCGCAGTATAGAACATTTAACAACGGCCTCCGACGGTCACATGCTGACGGATGTTCGTGGAGTGTTTGTAGACCATGCGCGACTGGGGAGCATCGCTGCTGTCGCGCACGCTATTGGGCAACTCCCCGTCGGATCCGTTCCGCCCCTCACACCCCTGGCCGTCTACTGTCTCGGACACGCTTTTGCCTCGCAACTGCTGGAAGACACTCCAGCTGAGGAGAACGTGACCATTTTGGTGGGACGTGATCCTCGTATCCACGGTATGCGCTTGGCGGACGCACTGGGACGCGGCGCGGAAGCTGCGGATCCACGAATTCGCGTCGTCTACACCGGAATCGCCACTACCCCAGGCTGTGCCAGTTTCGTCCGTAGTGGACGTGCCGACGCAGCTGTCATGGTCACCGCCAGTCATTTGCCTCGCGATCGCAACGGGCTCAAATTCTTTCGACGGGCCCGCACGCTCGATGCACGAGTCGGCGATGACTCCGCTTCGGCCGTTTCCATTGCCGATTTGGGAGCTCGCGCGATACAATGCGCCACCGAATGGCATTCGGCCGGAATTCTGCCCCCGGCGAGTGGAAAAGACTCTGTCATGTGCTCGGCGTGGGTAGACTGGATGCCCTATTATGCAAAAGAACTGCGACAAGCCATTGTGGACCAAGTGGGCCACCAGTCCTGTGACAAGACCAGCGCCAACGACCAGATATCACAACAGCCACTGCGCGGTCTCAAGATTGTATTGAATGCGGGCAATGGAAGCGGTGCCTTCTTTCACAAAATCCTCCAGGAGTTGGGAGCCGATACGACCGGATCCTTGCACTTGGAATACAATGGTGAGTTCCCCAACGGTGTACCCAATCCAGAATCACCTGCCATGGTATCGGAAACCGAGCAAGCCTGCGCTCTGGTAAAAGCCGATCTGGGAATTTTACTCGATACGGATGCTGATCGGTGTGGCTTTGTGGTACCTAGCCGTCACGACAAGAATACGTACGAGCCTCTCAATCGCAATCGCCTGATTGCCCTTTTGGGCGTAATCATGTCCCGGTCCTCTCCGGGGAGCGCCATTGTGACCGATTCGGTAACGTCGGAAGGACTAGCGACATTTTTACAGGGAAGTCTAGGTCTACAACACGTGCGATACCTCAAGGGTTACGCCAACGTAATCGGTAAGGCTCGATCACTCTCGGAATCCAACGTGGTCGCTGCGAATTTGGCGATTGAAACTTCGGGACACTGTGCGTTTCGTGAAAATGACTACCTCGATGATGGCACCTACTGTGCCGTCAAGGTGCTAAGTTTGATGGCTCGTGAGCGAGCGGCCAACGCCAAATCCAACTTGCTGGATTTGATCGCCGATTTGGTGGAATTGGACGAAGTCGCCGAATTACGAATGGCGACGCTGGACGACTCTTTGGATACAATGCAGCAAGTGTTTGACCTTTGCGCTCTGGAACTGGAGCGTCACGCACAAAATTCGGATATAGAGTGGGAAATCGATGTGGACAATCTGGAGGGTATTCGCATCCGAATTGGTGACGGTCAGTTCTTTATGCTACGCAAGAGTCTACACGATCCCATTATCAGTCTACAAATCGAAGCCAGCAgcaaggatattgccaggCGGCGAATCATGGTTCCGATAATCGAGCTattcgattccttggaaCAGATTCAAGCACAACTCGATCTCTCTGTGTTGCGCCAATTCTAATTTTTAAACTGCTTAAAAAATAGCAAGAAAGCACAAAAGAAAATATTTTTTCGTACGTTGTATCCTGCTATTAAAAGAAGCGTTTCAACGCCGACGGTGCTTGTTCTCTCGGTGCTTCTGACGCAATTTCACCTCTGATCTCAGTCGCTTTGGctaccttttctttttctcgagCCTCTCGCAACTTGAGCGTATTCTGATCAACCACATTCTTGTGTTTGCGTCGCAACTTGGTCTGAATCTTGCTTCTACCCCGTTTCTtggatttttcttttttaggtgcttttttgttgtgattggcttcttcttgcaGATCTTGTAATCGTTCCAATCTCTTGTGCGGGTCGGATTCTTCAATACCCCCAACCTGATCCGGATCCAAGGCAATCATTTCTGGCTGTAATTTATCGAGCAACGCCCGTACTTCAGCCTCCTTACGTTGCTTAGCATCCTGATGGGGGTTGGTATTATATTCCGAGGTGTCCACAGACGGTTCACCAGCCCCGGGTACAACAATACTACTTACACCTCGCGAGTGTCCGATACCCAAAACATCTTCAAACGGTCGGAAGCGCACTGTCTCCACCGGCCCACAACGCGGCATGCTGTGGTGCATGTATGGATCCTGAGTCTTACGATGCAGTGCATCGGCATTCCAAATTGTTGTTTGCCCGGCGTGCCCCACTGCCAACAAGCCCCTTTGAGAAATATCTATGCTCGTCGGAACTCCGCCGCGGACAAAATACGAGATCGTTTCCTTATACATGCGCAGGTCCCAGATTCGTATCCGGCGATCCGCCCCACCCGTCACCATCACTTGTCCAGTGGGATCCACCGCGAGACTATGGACTGCGGCGCCCTTGTGACATAAAAGCTTCGCCAGATACTTTCCCTGTGCCGGACTCCATAGTGTGACGGTACCATTCGAGTGACCCGCGTGCAGAATGGCATTGGTGGGGTTTTGTCGCAATACGCGACACGCACCGAGCTGCGTACGATGTTGCGATACTAACGCACCCGTACTCGTATCCTGATACTTAAGCCAACCGGCGCGGCCCACCGAGGCCAACAACCAGTGGTAGGGTAAAAATTGCAGGGCCATGGGATCTGAATGATCGGAGAGGCGGTGTACTTCGGCTCCAGTCTGATCATAAATGAACGCATGATTCTTCTGAGCGGCGGCAAAGAGCGTGAAATTGTGCAGGAAGCAGGCGTCCCGAATTCGTTCTTGCACGTAAAATTCCGTCACTAGGGACTGTTGGTGACAATCCATCATTGCCAAGTGCCCAGCGGCACCGTACATGATGTTGTAACGACCACTGCGGTCATATTCTAATCCGTATGGAGCTGATTGATGCATATCAAGATTGTAAATATGGCGAGCCGTGTCATCATCGAGATAATTGCGCTTGAGCTCCGTCTGAGTCAAGGATGTAGTACGTTCCATATCGTTTTCGGGTTCCAGCAACCCAGCTTGGTCTGTCTGGAGAATGTCGGCTGCCTCCGCCGCCTTGACAGCAGCTTCGAGGCGCTTTGTTTCGTGACGCTCCAGCTGATGCCGCAATACCTTGTTATTGTTGGTCGGTCCGCGTTTTCGACGACGTTGCAAGGCCAGCTTCTGCTTGTCGTTGAGCGCCTCCAGGTTGGGATTACGATCATCGAGTGCAAGGTGGGCACGGCGTTCTTTCGTTTTACCGGCGTTGAGGAACTTTTCCACCGTTTCCTGTTGTTTCTGTGCTCTTTGTTGGAGATCGTGACGTttttccttggcttccttgGACGACAAGCCTCGCGCGACTTGTAGACTGCCATTGGGATCGCTGTCGATTTTGGGCTTTTTCATCAGCGGACGGTCCTCTTCTTGTTCGGCATCCGAAGATGCGGCTCGGCCTTTGCTCCGGCTTTTGGAACCTCCCATCCtgctcttctttttggtTCGCTCTCGCGACGGGTATGCTAACGATATATTTACCGATACAGGACCACTCCTTTGGGCTTACCAGTAGATAGATATATCTGCCTTTCTGTTCCTCGCTTCATGCTTGTTTTTCTGGGCCGTCGTCCCATGACGACGAGCAAGCTATACGGTCGCGTGCCAGACGGTGCTTTGAGATCGATGTTTTCCTTTGAGGTCGATGTTTTCTATATTTGAATTCCCAGTTACATATTTGAAGATTGTGTGATGACGGACGGGCGGACTTCACTGGCATCGTAGCTTTCGCATCGACCCAATCCAAGCAAGAAACCTACCGCGGTCTGTTTGGTACGAAGAGCGTCTGTCTGTAATCCGTTCCCAGTTCCGGCGTTGAATGAGTCACACAGGGATCAGTCCACGGCGGTTGTCTACGGATAACCAGTACGGATCGTGACCTTCTACGAATCCATGTCACCCGCGCAGAGAGCCGCACGTACCGTACGGTGCGCTCACGACCGCGCGTCGACGGGGTTCCACTCGTCGTGTGGGCGTCCCCGACAATCTCCTTCGTTCGGTTCACTTTTGCCGCAGCCTCCAACGAAGCCGCAACAACATCCATCACAATTTCTTTCGACGTTTCACGATCGACCAACACTAACAAAATGGCTGGAACCAACGGTAATGGCAATGGCAATGGTACCGCTCCTCGTGTAGGAACAGACCGTGTCAAACAGGGCCTTGCGCAGATGCTCAAGGGAGGTGTGATTGTAAGTACACTGGTTTCCGACGACGCAGATGGGAGATCTCGCGACGGCGGTGGCGGAAGGATGGCTTCTGTCTTGCTGACGTCAATACCGCAAAATTGTATGGCCAAATTATAAGCGTTCTACGTCATCATCGGAAAGCCTACCGTCCATAGGTAAACTCGAGAGAACTTTTTAAACTCCCGAGAGGAAACGGGAAGAATGAGGGAAGGATCTTGGCTGTTTTCAGTACACTGCTTTTATCCGCAGTTGAAACCACCAAATCGATGGACTCCAATTCAGCCGAGAGAAATTGTACCTACGATAACCAGAAGCTATTCTGTGCTTACCGGACGTTTTTGAGTTTCGCGAATTTTTACACCTTCCGATCGATTTCAATCCAACCGCCTTTGTTTTCGTTCCGTTTTCGGTACAAGTCGTTCTCACACAATTCTCATGTTTGTGATCGTAGAT
This portion of the Phaeodactylum tricornutum CCAP 1055/1 chromosome 19, whole genome shotgun sequence genome encodes:
- a CDS encoding predicted protein (contains bipartite plastid targeting presequence, signal- and transit-peptides predicted at N-terminus with conserved motif at signal peptide cleavage site), yielding MRVCTTQYSSLFRWLFWTTAIPAAFAWSPMIPSEPRRSHHTTRPKFGRVASVLAATVQPDKDQAFTTKSSTRIAQSRTGRNDQSPPDFLTLAFASTECDNVNRPPSLNVLIRSIEHLTTASDGHMLTDVRGVFVDHARLGSIAAVAHAIGQLPVGSVPPLTPLAVYCLGHAFASQLLEDTPAEENVTILVGRDPRIHGMRLADALGRGAEAADPRIRVVYTGIATTPGCASFVRSGRADAAVMVTASHLPRDRNGLKFFRRARTLDARVGDDSASAVSIADLGARAIQCATEWHSAGILPPASGKDSVMCSAWVDWMPYYAKELRQAIVDQVGHQSCDKTSANDQISQQPLRGLKIVLNAGNGSGAFFHKILQELGADTTGSLHLEYNGEFPNGVPNPESPAMVSETEQACALVKADLGILLDTDADRCGFVVPSRHDKNTYEPLNRNRLIALLGVIMSRSSPGSAIVTDSVTSEGLATFLQGSLGLQHVRYLKGYANVIGKARSLSESNVVAANLAIETSGHCAFRENDYLDDGTYCAVKVLSLMARERAANAKSNLLDLIADLVELDEVAELRMATLDDSLDTMQQVFDLCALELERHAQNSDIEWEIDVDNLEGIRIRIGDGQFFMLRKSLHDPIISLQIEASSKDIARRRIMVPIIELFDSLEQIQAQLDLSVLRQF
- a CDS encoding predicted protein — its product is AVKAAEAADILQTDQAGLLEPENDMERTTSLTQTELKRNYLDDDTARHIYNLDMHQSAPYGLEYDRSGRYNIMYGAAGHLAMMDCHQQSLVTEFYVQERIRDACFLHNFTLFAAAQKNHAFIYDQTGAEVHRLSDHSDPMALQFLPYHWLLASVGRAGWLKYQDTSTGALVSQHRTQLGACRVLRQNPTNAILHAGHSNGTVTLWSPAQGKYLAKLLCHKGAAVHSLAVDPTGQVMVTGGADRRIRIWDLRMYKETISYFVRGGVPTSIDISQRGLLAVGHAGQTTIWNADALHRKTQDPYMHHSMPRCGPVETVRFRPFEDVLGIGHSRGVSSIVVPGAGEPSVDTSEYNTNPHQDAKQRKEAEVRALLDKLQPEMIALDPDQVGGIEESDPHKRLERLQDLQEEANHNKKAPKKEKSKKRGRSKIQTKLRRKHKNVVDQNTLKLREAREKEKVAKATEIRGEIASEAPREQAPSALKRFF